From the genome of Deltaproteobacteria bacterium:
GCCGATGACATTATAAGAGATGAACCGGAAATAAGTCATTTCCCCGATGCCGGCCACAAAAGGGGCAAAGGTGCGAATGATCGGGATGAAACGGGCGATAATGATGGTCTTGCCCCCATGTCTTTCATAAAATTCATGGGTCCGGATCAGATATTCTTTTTTAAAAAAACGCAACTCTTCCTGGTGAAAAATTTTAGGTCCCACCCAGTTGCCAATCCAGTAATTCACCGTATCCCCGGCCACGGCGGCTGTTCCAAGGAGAAGAAATAACCAGAGGGGATCCAAGGCGCCTCCGGCGGCAAAGGCCCCGGCGGCGAACAAGAGGGAGTCCCCCGGAAGGATAGGGGTTACGACCAGACCGGTCTCGCAAAAGATAATGATAAAAAGGATCAAATAGGTCCAAAGACCGTAATCCCGAATAATAATATTTAAATGTTGATCCAGGTGTAAAAAAAGATCA
Proteins encoded in this window:
- a CDS encoding DedA family protein — translated: MEWITGLIDLFLHLDQHLNIIIRDYGLWTYLILFIIIFCETGLVVTPILPGDSLLFAAGAFAAGGALDPLWLFLLLGTAAVAGDTVNYWIGNWVGPKIFHQEELRFFKKEYLIRTHEFYERHGGKTIIIARFIPIIRTFAPFVAGIGEMTYFRFISYNVIGGIVWIALFIFGGYYFGNLPMVKKNFTLVILAIVFISVLPGIIEYLRHRLGASKK